One window from the genome of Xiphophorus hellerii strain 12219 chromosome 16, Xiphophorus_hellerii-4.1, whole genome shotgun sequence encodes:
- the nme4 gene encoding nucleoside diphosphate kinase, mitochondrial isoform X1 → MTGEFLMGRVDFTPGADKTRVKRTVMLQRRVFHAALKHFFTGTQETKRTLPCGLLCAQRWGHNLVLHRRKSSLPDVRERTLIAIKPDGVQRRLVGQIIQRFEQRGFKLVGLKMLQASQDVLSEHYCNLRTKPFYGSLLRYMTSGPLVVMVWEGHNVVQTSRTMVGNTNPAEAQAGTVRGDFSIHVSRNVVHASDSVEGAKKEIQLWFQTKDLLDWDSWDQTSTGDV, encoded by the exons ATGACTGGTGAGTTTTTAATGGGGAGGGTTGACTTCACTCCAGGGGCTGACAAAACACGCGTGAAGCGCACGGTCATGTTGCAGCGCAGGGTTTTCCACGCGGCTCTTAAGCACTTTTTCACAGGGACTCAAGAAACCAAACGAACTCTGCCATGTGGGCTCCTCTGTGCGCAGAGGTGGGGACACAATCTCGTCTTGCACAGGCGCAAATCAA GTCTCCCAGATGTGAGGGAGCGGACTCTCATCGCCATAAAGCCGGACGGAGTCCAGCGTCGCCTTGTTGGACAGATCATCCAGCGGTTCGAGCAGCGAGGTTTCAAATTGGTCGGGCTGAAGATGCTGCAG GCGTCTCAGGATGTCCTGTCCGAGCACTACTGCAACCTGAGGACCAAGCCGTTCTACGGCAGTCTGCTGCGCTACATGACCTCTGGACCCCTGGTTGTGATG GTATGGGAAGGGCATAACGTCGTTCAGACATCACGGACTATGGTGGGAAACACTAACCCGGCTGAGGCTCAGGCAGGAACCGTCAGAGGAGATTTCAGCATTCATGTCAGCAG GAACGTGGTCCATGCCAGTGACTCGGTGGAGGGGGCTAAGAAGGAGATCCAGCTGTGGTTTCAAACCAAAGACCTTTTGGACTGGGACTCCTGGGACCAGACCAGCACCGGCGATGTGTGA
- the nme4 gene encoding nucleoside diphosphate kinase, mitochondrial isoform X2 yields the protein MWTCVWQQKMPKGLPDVRERTLIAIKPDGVQRRLVGQIIQRFEQRGFKLVGLKMLQASQDVLSEHYCNLRTKPFYGSLLRYMTSGPLVVMVWEGHNVVQTSRTMVGNTNPAEAQAGTVRGDFSIHVSRNVVHASDSVEGAKKEIQLWFQTKDLLDWDSWDQTSTGDV from the exons ATGTGGACGTGCGTGTGGCAACAGAAAATGCCCAAAG GTCTCCCAGATGTGAGGGAGCGGACTCTCATCGCCATAAAGCCGGACGGAGTCCAGCGTCGCCTTGTTGGACAGATCATCCAGCGGTTCGAGCAGCGAGGTTTCAAATTGGTCGGGCTGAAGATGCTGCAG GCGTCTCAGGATGTCCTGTCCGAGCACTACTGCAACCTGAGGACCAAGCCGTTCTACGGCAGTCTGCTGCGCTACATGACCTCTGGACCCCTGGTTGTGATG GTATGGGAAGGGCATAACGTCGTTCAGACATCACGGACTATGGTGGGAAACACTAACCCGGCTGAGGCTCAGGCAGGAACCGTCAGAGGAGATTTCAGCATTCATGTCAGCAG GAACGTGGTCCATGCCAGTGACTCGGTGGAGGGGGCTAAGAAGGAGATCCAGCTGTGGTTTCAAACCAAAGACCTTTTGGACTGGGACTCCTGGGACCAGACCAGCACCGGCGATGTGTGA
- the eps8l1a gene encoding epidermal growth factor receptor kinase substrate 8-like protein 1a yields the protein MSTSPPQVIPRKPSGVKVLTPLREQHRSNGLPMITDAERENGTSGKSSRKKLMTAEREVEILNHCFDDIEKFMTRLQQAAEARSVLNQRTKRSAKKSTKNDKQDLLTKKASPPSEQEFVDIFQKIKYSFCLLDRLKSSISQPDAPDLLHHIFLPLNLVVKTTEGPTLAASVKSPCMTRGAVSLLQEHLTGEEKELWKSLGPNWTSDTSQKTVSAPPYSPVFLDGWQPQACDSAGRLLVDPIQLQHKEDAFNESMQKQSQPEHVQPAPKSYREGTEKANNNGIPPNGERMYHCNYDFVARNNDELSVLHGEKLEVLELSSDRFWKCRNSYDEIGLVPCNILEPLSALNSTEKIHPVLRTESRKTALPPRCFSYAPSSSDGFRPSATSRAERHKSMILPSNMTKEDGGRVMVMNNELLQRLAKKRNPLEEMEAPSTAGTSIPLNYHSQSAEVKAWLSAKGFSRGTVETLGVLNGAQLFSLKNEELCSVCPLEGERIYLQLLGQKSLLEDVRKVSELETVAEM from the exons ATGTCGACGTCACCTCCTCAAGTGATTCCAAGAAAGCCTTCTGGGGTCAAAGTGCTGACTCCACTTCGAGAGCAACATCGTTCCAATGGGCTGCCCATGATCACAGACGCTGAGAGAG AGAACGGCACAAGCGGGAAGTCAAGCCGCAAAAAGCTGATGACTGCAGAAAGAGAAGTT GAAATCTTGAATCACTGCTTTGATGACATCGAGAAGTTCATGACTCGCTTGCAACAAGCCGCGGAGGCCCGGAGCGTTCTCAACCAAAGGACCAAGAGGAGTGCCAAGAAAAGCaccaaaaatgacaaacaag ACTTGCTGACCAAGAAAGCGAGCCCTCCGTCTGAGCAGGAATTTGTGGAcatctttcagaaaataaagtaCTCCTTCTGTTTATTG GATCGCTTGAAGTCATCCATCTCACAACCAGATGCACCAGATCTGCTCCACCACATCTTTTTACCTCTGAACTTG GTGGTGAAGACCACTGAGGGCCCGACATTAGCTGCATCCGTGAAGAGTCCATGTATGACCAGAGGTGCTGTTTCTCTGCTCCAAGAGCACCTGACTGGAGAGGAAAAGGAGCTGTGGAAATCCCTGGGACCCAACTGGACCTCAGACAC TTCGCAGAAGACCGTTTCTGCTCCTCCATATTCGCCTGTCTTCCTAGATGGGTGGCAGCCTCAGGCTTGCGACTCAGCTGGTCGGCTGCTGGTAGATCCCATCCAGTTGCAGCACAAAGAGGACGCTTTTAATGAAAGCATGCAGAAGCAAAGTCAACCGGAACATGTCCAACCTGCGCCCAAGAGCTACAGAGAAGGGACCGAAAAAGC TAATAACAATGGGATCCCACCAAATGGAGAGAGAATGTATCACTGTAATTACGACTTTGTGGCCAGAAACAATGATGAACTCTCTGTACTACATGGGGAAAAACTAGAG GTCCTTGAATTATCATCGGACCGCTTTTGGAAGTGCCGGAATAGTTATGACGAGATAGGACTTGTTCCGTGTAATATTCTGGAGCCTCTGTCTGCATTGAACAGCACAGAGAAAATCCATCCGGTGCTTCGAACAGAGTCAAGG AAAACAGCTCTCCCCCCTCGGTGTTTCTCGTACGCCCCGTCGAGCAGCGACGGGTTCAGGCCGAGCGCGACCAGCCGAGCAGAGCGACATAAGAGCATGATTCTGCCATCGAACATGACAAAGGAAGATGGCGGCCGAG TCATGGTTATGAACAAtgagcttctgcagcggctggCTAAAAAAAGGAACCCGCTTGAAGAGATGGAGGCTCCCTCCACAGCTGGCACCTCGATCCCCCTGAACTACCACTCCCAAAGCGCTGAGGTGAAGGCCTGGCTCTCTGCGAAGGGCTTCAGTCGGGG GACAGTGGAGACGCTGGGAGTTTTGAATGGAGCTCAGCTCTTCTCCTTAAAGAATGAGGAGCTCTGCAGTGTGTGTCCGCTGGAAGGAGAGCGCATTTACCTGCAGCTGCTGGGACAAAAGTCCCTTCTCGAG GACGTGCGCAAAGTTTCTGAACTAGAGACGGTGGCGGAGATGTGA